CGTACAACCACGCCCCACCGTCGGGCAGATCGTCGCGGGCCACCCCGGTGACCGTCGCGTAGCGCAACCCCATCGCGGCCACGCTCTCGGCGACCCGGCGCGGCTCGTCACGGTCCAGCGCGGCGGGTTTGCCGGTGTCGATCTGGCAGAAGTCACACCGGCGGGTGCACTGGTCGCCGCCGATCAGGAAGGTGGCCTCGCGGTCCTCCCAGCATTCGAAGATGTTCGGGCAGCCGGCCTCCTCGCACACCGTGTGCAGTCCCTCGCGGCGCACCAACTCCTTGAGCTCGCGGTACTCCGGGCCCATCCGGGCGCGGGTCTTGATCCACGGCGGCTTGCGTTCGATGGGGGTCTGCGCGTTACGGACCTCCAACCGCAACAGCCGACGACCCTCGGGCTTGACGGTCACTGTGTCGAGCCTACTACCGGTACCGTCACCGGGCGCTGACCATCAACCGCCCGTCCAGCGCGTCGGACACCGCCGCGACGACCGGCTCGATCACCTCGTCGACGCCGACCCGGCGGCCGAGTTCGGCGGTCAGCGACGTCACCCCGGCATCGGAGATACCGCACGGCACGATCGCCGAGAACGCCGACAGGTCGCAGTCGCAGTTCAGCGCGAACCCGTGCATCGTCACGCCCCGCGACACCCGGATGCCGATCGCGGCGAGTTTGCGCGCCGGCCGTTCGTCGTCGGCGGGCAGCCACACCCCGGACCGGCCCTTTACCCGCCCGGCCCGCAGACCGAACCCGTCGGCCACTGCGATCAGCGATTCCTCAAGGCGCCGAACGAAATTCACGACATCAACGGGCTCGGCCAGGCCGATGATCGGATAGCCCACCAGCTGACCGGGCCCATGCCAGGTGATCTTGCCGCCGCGGTCGGTCTCGATGACCGGCGTGCCGTCGACCGGGCGCTCCTCGGGGGCGGTGCGCTTACCCGCGGTGTAGACCGGCGGGTGCTCGAGCAGCAGCAGCGTGTCCGGGCCGCCCGCGACGCGGGCGTCGAGCAGCTCGCGCTGCAACCGCCAGGCCCGCTCGTAGTCCACGGTGCCGAGCCGGCGCACGTCGATCGGGGTGGTCGCGGACCGGATCGATCTCGTCACGGTCCCGACGCTACTCCCGGACGCCGCTTCCGGGGTGGGCCGCCCACTGCAGGGCTTCGCCGATGGTGTTGTGACGGAACTCGAATCCGGCCCGCTCCAGGGCGGCGGGAATGGCCCGCTGACCGGCGAGCAGGCCCTCGTCGGCGAACTCGCCGACCGCGGCGCGCAACACGAAACCGGGAACCGCGAACGGGGTGGGCCGGTGCAGCGCCCGACCCAGCGCGGCGGTGAACTCGGCGTTGGTCACCGGCGCCGGACCGGTCAGGTTGAGCGGGCCGGACAGCTCGTCGTGGGCGATCGCGAACAGGATCGTGCGGACCTCGTCCTCGAGGCTGATCCAGGGCATGTACTGGCGGCCGTTGCCCAGCCGGCCGCCCAGCCCCAGCGAGAACAGCGTCCGCAGCCGCCCCAGCACCCCGCCCGACTGCGACAGCACCAGGCCGGTGCGCAACAACACCACCCGGGCACCGGCCTGCTGCGCGGCCGCGGTGGCCGCCTCCCAGTCCTGGCACAACTGGGCCAAAAAACCGGTGCCCGCGGCCGCGGTCTCGTCGACGACCCGGTCGCCGGTGTCGCCGTAGTAGCCGACCGCGCTGGCGTTGAGCAGCGCCGGTACCCCGGCCTCGGCCACCGCCGCGGACAGCACCTCGGTCGGGCTGATGCGGCTGTCGCGCAGGCTCTGCTTGAACGAGCCGGACCAGCGTCTGCCCCCGACGTTCACCCCGCACAGGTTGACCACCGCGTGCACGCCCGCCAGCGCCGCGGGGTCGATGTCGCCGGTCTCGGGGTTCCAGGACACCTCGTCGGGGTTCACCGGGGCGCGCCGCACGATCCGCAGCACCCGGTGATCGGTGGCGCGCAGGGCGTACACCAGCGCGGACCCGATCAGGCCGGACGACCCGGCGATCGCGATGACGGTGTCGGACATGACCGGCGCCAGTCCTTCCTTGCGTGGTAACGGCGGGACGTCTGGCCGGGGCAGCCGGTCGGGGCCTCACGGGATGGCCGGAGCCCGGCCGTCGCGCAGCCGTCGGCGGTTGTCTACAGGCCCAGTTCGGCCTCGAACGCACCCTCCTCGAGCCGGTGGCGGATCGTGGTGAGGAACCGGCCGGCGTCGGCACCGTCGATGAGCCGGTGATCGTAGGTCAGCGGCAGGTAGCACACCGACCGGATACCGATCGACTCGTTGCCGAACTCGTCGACGATCACCCGCGGCCGCTTGACGATCGCGCCGGTGCCCAGCATCGCCGCCTGCGGCGGCACCAGGATCGGGGTGTCGAACAACGCGCCCTGGCTGCCGATGTTGGTGATGGTGAACGTGCCGCCGGCCAGTTCGTCGGGCTTGAGGTTGCCCGAGCGGGCGCGCGCGGCGATGTCGGCGATCGCCCGCGCCAGACCGGCCAGCGACAGATCACCGGCGTTCTTGATCACCGGCGAGAGCAGACCCTGCTCGGTGTCGACCGCGATGCCGAGATGCTCGGCGTCGTAGTAGGTGATCTCCTTGGTCTCCTCGTTGTAGCTGGCGTTGATGTTCGGGTGGATCTTCAACGCCTCGATCACCGCGCGGGCGATGAACGGCAGGAAGGTGAGGTTGACGCCCTCGCGTTCGCGGAACTCGGCCTTGGCGCGCTCGCGCAGCGCCACGATCCGGGTCATGTCGACCTCGTGAACCTGCGTCAACTGCGCTGTCGCCTGCAGGGACTCGCGGGTCCGCTTCGCGGTGAGCTGGCGGATGCGGCTGGCTTTCTGGGTGGTGCCGCGCAGATGCGCCAGCGGTGAGGCAGTCGCCGCAGCCGGCGCCGGGGCGGGGGCGGCCGGCGCGGATGCCGCGGCCGGTGCCTGGGCGGCTTTCTTCTTGGCCTCGGCGGCGGCCAGCACGTCCTGCTTGCGGATCCGGCCCCCGACCCCGGTGCCCTTGACGGTCGAGAGGTCAACGCCGTGCTCGGCGGCCAACTTTCGCACCAGCGGCGTGACGTAGGGGGTGCCGTCGCCGGCCAGGGCGCTCGCGGGCTCGGGCGCGGGGGCGGCGGCCTGCGCCGGCGCGGGTTCGGGAGCGGGCTGGGGTGCCGGAGCAGGCTGGGGTGCCGGAGCAGGCTGGGGTGCCGGAGCGGGTGCGGGCTTGGGCTCGGGCGCCGGGGCCGGAGCCGGCTGCGCCTGCTGGGGCGGCGCCGAGGGCGGGGGAGCGGGTTGCTCGGCCGGTGCCGCGCCGGGCGCCCCGATGCGGGCCAGCTCGCCACCGACCGCGACGGTGTCGTCCTCGGCGGCGGTGATCGACACCAGCACACCCGCCACCGGCGACGGGATCTCGGTGTCGACTTTGTCGGTGGAGACCTCCACCAACGGCTCGTCGACCTCGACGGTGTCGCCGACATTCTTCAGCCAGCGGGTCACGGTGCCCTCGGTGACCGACTCGCCGAGCTCGGGCATCAGCACCGGTGTCGCCGCACCCGATGCGGCGGGCTGGGGAGCGGGTTCGGGTGCTGCACCGGCATCGGCAGCGGGGGCCGGGGACTCGGCGGGCGCCGGTTGCGGGGCGGGCTCGGGTTCGGCCGGCTGGGCGGCGGGCTGGGCCGCGCCGGCGTCGTCGGCCTCGCCCGGCTCCGCGATGATCGCGAGCTCACCGCCGACTTCGACGGTGTCGTCCTCGTGCGCGATGATCTTCTTCAGCACTCCGGAGGCCGGCGAGGGAATCTCGGTGTCGACCTTGTCGGTGGACACCTCCAGCAGTGGCTCATCCTGTTCGACCGTGTCACCCTCCTGCTTCAGCCAGCGGGTGACAGTGCCTTCGGTGACACTCTCACCGAGGGCGGGCATCTGAACGGAGATGGCCATATGTTCGACTCCCTCGCTCCCTTGACAGTCAGTCGGTCGTGCCGGTCGAAGTTTTTCCTCCCCATCCTGTCACGACTGCCTCGGTACTTCGCTGTGGACTGGGGCGAGATCATGCATCTGGCACTATCGATAGCGGTGTAGGAGGGAGCGCGCCGAGGTGGGATGGTTCGACAGGTTGCGACGTGGCGCGAACCCGTCCACCCGGCGCGGTAACGACGCCGATCTGGAATACCTCCGCAACTGGGTCGCCACGCGTCATGGCGTCGAGGGCTTCGTCGAGCCCAAGACCACGGTCACCGATGTCACCGTGGTGCTGGTGGCCGCCGACGGGGAGTGGACCCGGCGGCCGACCGGGGGAGAGGCCGGCGCCCGGCGACTGGCCAAACAGCTGAACATCCCGATCTACGACGTGCAGAAGGTGGGCTACCCGCAGCGGATGCGCGACTACGACGCGCGGCGCCGGATCGAACGCAAGCGGGCCCTGCGCCGCGAGCTCGAGGAGAGCTGAGCCACCCTGATACGGTCCCGACTATTCGCGTGGAGGTCACATGGGCGACGTCGCCGAACCCCGCCGGTATGTCGACAGCGCCGACGGCGCCCGCATCGCGGTCTACGAGCAGGGTCCAGCCGACGCGCCCACCGTCGTGCTGGTGCACGGCTGGCCCGATTCACATGTGCTCTGGGACGCGGTGGTGCCGCTGCTGGCCGACCGGTTTCATGTGGTGCGTTATGACAACCGCGGTGTCGGCGCCTCGTCGGTTCCGAAACCCGTTGCCGCCTACCGATTGTCGCGTTACGCCGATGACTTCGCCGCGGTTGTCGACGCGGTGGCGCCCGGCCGGCCGGTGCACGTGCTGGCGCACGACTGGGGTTCGGCGGCGATCTGGGAGTACCTGGCCCGGCCGCAGGCCGCCGACCGGGTGGCCTCGTTCACCTCGGTGTCCGGGCCCAGCGCGGACCATCTGCACGCCTATGTGTGGGGCAACCTCGCCCGGCCGTACCGCCCGCGCCGGTTCGTCCGTGCGCTGGCCCAGCTGGCGGCGTTCTCCTACATGGCGCTGCTGAGCATCCCGGGGCTGTCGCCGGTCCTGGTTCGGGCCGCCGTCCGGCGCGGGCTGCTGCGCGGGTTGCTGCTGCGCGACGGTATCCCGCCGGCCCGGATCCGGCACTCGCCGAACCTGCTCACCGACGCGGTCAACAGCGCGAAGGTCTACCGCGCCAACTTCCTGCCGGCCCTGGTGTCGGGGCGGCGCGACCACTACATCGGCGTGCCGGTGCAGCTGATCGTCAACACCCGCGACCGGCATGTGCGCCCGCACGTCTACGAGGACACCCACCGCTGGGTGTCGCGGCTGTGGCGGCGCGATCTGCACGCCGGCCACTGGTCGCCGATGTCGCACCCGCAGTTGCTCGCCCGCGCGGTCACCCAACTGGTCGACCACCTCGGCGGCGCGCCGGAGCACCGCGAGTTGCGCCGCGCCCGGGTCGGCCGCCCGGGCGGGCCGTTCACCGACGCGCTGGTCTCGATCACCGGCGCCGGCAGCGGGATCGGCCGGGCCACCGCGCTCGAATTCGCTTCGCAGGGAGCCGAAGTCGTCGTCAGCGACATCGACGGGGCGGCCGCCAAACAGACCGCCGACGAGATCGTCGCGCGCGGCGGGGTGGCGCACGCCTACACCTTGGACGTGTCCGACGCCGACGCCGTCGAGGAGTTCGCCGAACGGGTCTGCGCCGAGCACGGGGTGCCCGACATCGTCGTCAACAACGCCGGCATCGGGCAGGCGGGCCGGTTCCTGGACACCCCGCGCGAGGACTGGGACCGGGTGCTCGAGGTGAACCTGGGCGGCGTGGTCAACGGGTGCCGGGCGTTCGCGCGGCGGCTGGTCGAACGCGGCACCGGCGGGCACATCGTCAACGTCGCCTCGATGGCGTCCTA
The window above is part of the Mycolicibacterium hassiacum DSM 44199 genome. Proteins encoded here:
- the sucB gene encoding 2-oxoglutarate dehydrogenase, E2 component, dihydrolipoamide succinyltransferase, coding for MAISVQMPALGESVTEGTVTRWLKQEGDTVEQDEPLLEVSTDKVDTEIPSPASGVLKKIIAHEDDTVEVGGELAIIAEPGEADDAGAAQPAAQPAEPEPAPQPAPAESPAPAADAGAAPEPAPQPAASGAATPVLMPELGESVTEGTVTRWLKNVGDTVEVDEPLVEVSTDKVDTEIPSPVAGVLVSITAAEDDTVAVGGELARIGAPGAAPAEQPAPPPSAPPQQAQPAPAPAPEPKPAPAPAPQPAPAPQPAPAPQPAPEPAPAQAAAPAPEPASALAGDGTPYVTPLVRKLAAEHGVDLSTVKGTGVGGRIRKQDVLAAAEAKKKAAQAPAAASAPAAPAPAPAAATASPLAHLRGTTQKASRIRQLTAKRTRESLQATAQLTQVHEVDMTRIVALRERAKAEFREREGVNLTFLPFIARAVIEALKIHPNINASYNEETKEITYYDAEHLGIAVDTEQGLLSPVIKNAGDLSLAGLARAIADIAARARSGNLKPDELAGGTFTITNIGSQGALFDTPILVPPQAAMLGTGAIVKRPRVIVDEFGNESIGIRSVCYLPLTYDHRLIDGADAGRFLTTIRHRLEEGAFEAELGL
- a CDS encoding SDR family oxidoreductase is translated as MGDVAEPRRYVDSADGARIAVYEQGPADAPTVVLVHGWPDSHVLWDAVVPLLADRFHVVRYDNRGVGASSVPKPVAAYRLSRYADDFAAVVDAVAPGRPVHVLAHDWGSAAIWEYLARPQAADRVASFTSVSGPSADHLHAYVWGNLARPYRPRRFVRALAQLAAFSYMALLSIPGLSPVLVRAAVRRGLLRGLLLRDGIPPARIRHSPNLLTDAVNSAKVYRANFLPALVSGRRDHYIGVPVQLIVNTRDRHVRPHVYEDTHRWVSRLWRRDLHAGHWSPMSHPQLLARAVTQLVDHLGGAPEHRELRRARVGRPGGPFTDALVSITGAGSGIGRATALEFASQGAEVVVSDIDGAAAKQTADEIVARGGVAHAYTLDVSDADAVEEFAERVCAEHGVPDIVVNNAGIGQAGRFLDTPREDWDRVLEVNLGGVVNGCRAFARRLVERGTGGHIVNVASMASYAPLQSLNAYCTSKAAVYMFSDCLRAELDAAGIGLTTICPSTVNTNILRGTRFSAPEGRAGRVDGRRAQLEKLFALRRYGPDKAAKAIVSAVQANKPIRPVMPEAYFVYGVSRLLPQALRSTARGRVL
- a CDS encoding TIGR01777 family oxidoreductase, with the protein product MSDTVIAIAGSSGLIGSALVYALRATDHRVLRIVRRAPVNPDEVSWNPETGDIDPAALAGVHAVVNLCGVNVGGRRWSGSFKQSLRDSRISPTEVLSAAVAEAGVPALLNASAVGYYGDTGDRVVDETAAAGTGFLAQLCQDWEAATAAAQQAGARVVLLRTGLVLSQSGGVLGRLRTLFSLGLGGRLGNGRQYMPWISLEDEVRTILFAIAHDELSGPLNLTGPAPVTNAEFTAALGRALHRPTPFAVPGFVLRAAVGEFADEGLLAGQRAIPAALERAGFEFRHNTIGEALQWAAHPGSGVRE
- the lipB gene encoding lipoyl(octanoyl) transferase LipB, translated to MTRSIRSATTPIDVRRLGTVDYERAWRLQRELLDARVAGGPDTLLLLEHPPVYTAGKRTAPEERPVDGTPVIETDRGGKITWHGPGQLVGYPIIGLAEPVDVVNFVRRLEESLIAVADGFGLRAGRVKGRSGVWLPADDERPARKLAAIGIRVSRGVTMHGFALNCDCDLSAFSAIVPCGISDAGVTSLTAELGRRVGVDEVIEPVVAAVSDALDGRLMVSAR